A stretch of DNA from Brevibacillus ruminantium:
TATATATAGAAGAGTCGGTACACAGCCAAAGCGATCATGATGCCCAGCCAACCGCCGATCAATACCTCGATGGGCTGATGGCCGAGCAGTTCTTTCAGTTTTTTGGCTTTTGCCTCGTTGGGGCGCACCCTGAAGGTCTTCATGCCTTCCAGCAGGTGGTTGAATTCGTCCACCAGTTTGTTCAGGACCACCGCTTGCATCCCGGCATGACGGCGAACGCCCGCAGCATCAAACATGACGATGACTCCAATGATTGCAGAGATGGCAAACATGCTGCTGGTAAAGCCTTCGCGTATTCCCACCGCGGTGGAAAGGGCTGTTACCGCAGAGGAGTGAGAGCTGGGCATGCCGCCGGTGCTGAACATCAGCGACCACTGCCACGAACGGGTGGCAAAGTAAGTAAGGGGGATCTTGACAAACTGGGCAATTCCTATGGCAATCAAAGCCGCCCATAAGGGAAAGTTGTCAAATATCGCTGCCATAGAAAAATCCATTCCTTTCTGCGCACAGGTATTGAGATTATTGTAACAGAACGGGGCTAACCTCATCCGTGAAGTTTTCGTTGGGATTTCGAGACAAGCCAATCTGTGTTACCATGAAGAGAAGGTTTGAAACGGAGGCAACGTTCATGAGTTACCCCGAACAGTATCACCAGTTTATTGAGCTGTTCAACAAAAAGGAATACTATGAGTGTCACGATCTGCTGGAGGAAATCTGGATGGAGGACAAATCCAACAAGTTTCTCCAGGGACTCCTGCAGATGGCGGTCGGTCTGTACCATTTTTCAGGCGGCAATATCAAAGGCGCGCGCTGGATGTTTACCAACAGCAGGAAATACCTCACTCCCTATTCCCCGAGGTACTGGGATTTGGATGTGGATGAAGTGCTCTCCTATCTGGAGGACTGCCTGAACGCGCTCCCACTCGAGGATGCCATCCCGTACACAGAAGCCAAAATGATGCCGTTTCCATCCTTGCATCTGAAAGTAGACCAACCGTAACAAACGGAAACAAACCGCTCATAATTGTATCCTATCACAGAGAAAGAAGGAAGAGTATATGAACGTGACGGTAGAAAAACGTACCGAATGGAAAGACATTGACTGTGATGAATTGATCATCCCGCTCTGGAAGGGGGAAGCGATCGCCGAGGTTTATCCGGAGCTGGATCAATTCTTTGCGGGCAGTCTTGCTGCGATGCAAGAGGAAAAAGAAATCAGCGGCGAAGCCAAGGCTGTGACGGTCATTCATACGATGGGAAAGCTGGCGGCAAAAAAACTGCTGATTGCCGGTATGGGCAGTCCCGAGTCTTTTGATTTTGTTTCTGCACGGGCTTCCTTTGCACGTGCGGCCAAGACTGCGGGGGCGAAAGGAAAAGAAAAAACGGTTGCCATCGATCTGCGTACGGTGGGAAGCTTGGATATGGACCGTTTCTCCCAGGCGGTGACTGAAGCATTTGGTTTGTCAGCCTATCACTATGAAGGGTACCGCCTGAAGCCCAAACGGGAAGCAGCGGCACTCGGCACGGTTCAGCTTCTGGTCGACAGCGATGAAGCGGCAGCCACATCGATGATCGGCGTGATGCGCGGAGAGGCCCTTGTGCAAGGGACCAATCTGGCCCGTACGTTGGTTAATGAACCAGGCAATTACATGACACCGACTGCCCTGAAGGATGCCATCGTGGAAGTTGCCAAGCGCTACGGTATGGAGTATGAAGTGCTGGCACAAGATAAGCTGGTGGAAATGGGCATGGGCGGCGTTTTGTCCGTGGCAAAGGGAAGTGCGGAAGAGCCGTTCGTCGTCGCTGTGAAGTACCAGGGCAAGGAAACCTGGGAGGACGTGATCGGGCTGATCGGGAAAGGGGTAACCTTCGACACGGGGGGAATCTCGATCAAGCCGGTGGCAGGCATGGAGGATATGAAATCGGATATGGGCGGCGCAGCAGCCATGATCGGAGCTTTGGAAGCGTTGGGCCAGCTCAAGCCAAAGGCAAACGTGCTGACCGTGATCGGCTGTGTGGAAAACATGCCGTCTTCCACTGCCTACAAGCCCGGTGATGTGATCACGACCATGAGCGGAAAAACGGTTGAGATCATCACAACCGACGCCGAAGGCAGACTGGTGCTGGCCGACTGTATCACCTATGCGAAGGCAAAAGGCGTTTCATGCCTGGTCGATGCTGCTACCTTGACAGGCGGCATTGTCGTTGCACTCGGCAATTTCTGCTCCGGTGTTATGACCAATAACGATGCTTTGGTTGGCGAGCTTTTGAGTGCTGCCGGCC
This window harbors:
- a CDS encoding divergent PAP2 family protein produces the protein MAAIFDNFPLWAALIAIGIAQFVKIPLTYFATRSWQWSLMFSTGGMPSSHSSAVTALSTAVGIREGFTSSMFAISAIIGVIVMFDAAGVRRHAGMQAVVLNKLVDEFNHLLEGMKTFRVRPNEAKAKKLKELLGHQPIEVLIGGWLGIMIALAVYRLFYI
- a CDS encoding DUF309 domain-containing protein; its protein translation is MSYPEQYHQFIELFNKKEYYECHDLLEEIWMEDKSNKFLQGLLQMAVGLYHFSGGNIKGARWMFTNSRKYLTPYSPRYWDLDVDEVLSYLEDCLNALPLEDAIPYTEAKMMPFPSLHLKVDQP
- a CDS encoding leucyl aminopeptidase; this translates as MNVTVEKRTEWKDIDCDELIIPLWKGEAIAEVYPELDQFFAGSLAAMQEEKEISGEAKAVTVIHTMGKLAAKKLLIAGMGSPESFDFVSARASFARAAKTAGAKGKEKTVAIDLRTVGSLDMDRFSQAVTEAFGLSAYHYEGYRLKPKREAAALGTVQLLVDSDEAAATSMIGVMRGEALVQGTNLARTLVNEPGNYMTPTALKDAIVEVAKRYGMEYEVLAQDKLVEMGMGGVLSVAKGSAEEPFVVAVKYQGKETWEDVIGLIGKGVTFDTGGISIKPVAGMEDMKSDMGGAAAMIGALEALGQLKPKANVLTVIGCVENMPSSTAYKPGDVITTMSGKTVEIITTDAEGRLVLADCITYAKAKGVSCLVDAATLTGGIVVALGNFCSGVMTNNDALVGELLSAAGQAGERLWQLPTFEEYRELNKSRFADLKNSGGRYGHGIIGGVFLQEFAEETPWAHLDIAGTAYVASVSDLHPSGATGVMVRTIAQFVLNRSQV